CGGTCCGTCACGCCGGCCGGCTGCCACCCTCCCCGGGGCACACCCCAGGCCCCGGTGCAACTTGTTCCGTTCAATACGCCCGGACGTTCATTCCGGGAATGACAAGCTGCACTTCCGGCGGGGGGTGTGTCCCGGAAAGTCGGCTGCTGACGTCATCTTGTGCAGGAGAATGCGTTGACCCCGCGAAAGCAGACTCCTATACTCGCGGGCAGTGAGCGGGTCACACGGACCGGCGCGGCGTGAGATCACGGGATGCCCCACGCCACGCACCACGGTCCAGGCCCGCGACAGGGAGCGACATGAACCAGGACTTCGACGTCAACTCGGCCGCACGCAACTGGCGCGTGGACACCACCCCCTCCGCCTCCCCGCTGGAGGTCGTGAACGACCTGTTCGCCAGCGACGTGCTGACCCTCGAACAGCTCAAGGCCCGCCTCAGCAAGAGCGCCTACAAGAGCCTGCAGGCCACCGTGGAACGCGGCGCGCAGCTGGACGCCAGCATCGCCGACACCGTCGCCCTGGCCATGAAGACCTGGGCCATGGAGAAGGGCGCCACGCACTACACCCACTGGTTCCAGCCGCTGACCGGCTCCACCGCCGAGAAGCACGACTCGTTCCTGAACCCCGCCGGTGACGGCGTGGCCATCATGTCCTTCTCCGGCAAGGAACTCATCCAGGCCGAACCCGACGCCAGCTCCTTCCCGTCCGGCGGCCTGCGCGCCACCTTCGAGGCGCGCGGCTACACCGCCTGGGACCCCTCCTCCCCGGCGTTCATCATCCGGCACGCCAACGGCGCGACCCTGTGCATCCCCAGCGTGTTCGCCTCCTGGACCGGCGAGGCCCTCGACCTGAAAACCCCGCTGCTGCGCTCCATCGAGGCCCTGAACAGCGCCGTGACGCCCGCCCTGGAACTGTTCGGCGCCAGCGCCGGCACCCGCGTGGGCAGCAGCCTGGGCGCCGAGCAGGAGTACTTCCTGATCGCCGAGGAGTACTACTACCGCCGCCCCGACCTGGTCATGACCGGCCGCACCCTGTTCGGCGCCAAACCCCCGCGCGGCCAGGAACTCGAGGACCACTACTTCGGCGCCATTCCCGACCGGGTCCTGAGCTTCATGACCGACGCCGAGATGCAGCTGTACGCGCTGGGCATCCCGGTCAAGACCCGCCACAACGAGGTCGCGCCCGGCCAGTTCGAGATCGCCCCGATCTTCGAGCACTCCAACATCGCCGCCGACCACCAGCAGCTGATCATGCAGGTCCTGCGCACCACCGCCCGCAAGTACGGCCTGGTCTGCCTGATGCACGAGAAACCCTTCGCGGGCGTGAACGGCAGCGGCAAGCACTGCAACTGGAGCATGGCCACCAACGCCGGCGAGAACCTGCTGGAACCCGGCGACACCCCCCACGAGAACATGCAGTTCCTGTTCTTCTGCACTGCCGTCCTGAAAGCCGTCGACACCCACCAGGACCTGCTGCGCGCCTGCGTCGCCAGCGCCAGCAACGACCACCGCCTCGGCGCGAACGAGGCCCCGCCCGCCATCATCTCCATCTTCCTGGGCAGCGAACTGACCGACATCTTCGACCGCATCGTCAGCGGCCAGGGCGGCAGCGGCAAGTCCGCCGGCCTGATGGGCCTGGGCAGCTCCGTCCTGCCCGAGATTCCCGTGCACGCCGGGGACCGCAACCGCACCAGCCCGTTCGCCTTCACCGGCAACAAGTTCGAGTTCCGCGCCGTGGGCTCCTCGCAGAGCATCAGCTTCCCGATCACGGTCCTGAACGCCATTGTCGCCGAGAGCGTCTCTGAACTGACGGCCGAACTGAAGGCGCAGCTGGACGCCGGGCAGAGCCTCGACGAGGCCGTCACCGCGCTCGTCAAACGCACCTACCAGCAGTACCAGCGCATCGTCTTCAACGGCGACGGCTACAGCGACGCCTGGCACCAGGAAGCAGAGCAGGTGCGCGGCCTGCTGAACCTGCGCACCACCCTCGACGCCATCGAGCACCTGAACAGCCCGAAGAACACCGCCCTGTTCAGCAAACTGGGCATCCTGAACGAACGCGAACTCGCGGCCCGTCAGGAAATCATGTACGACATCTACTTCAAGACGGTGAACATCGAGGGTGAAACCACCGAGTACATGGCCCAGACGCAGATCCTGCCCGCCGCGCTGAACTACCTCGCGGACCTCGGCAAGGTCGGCGGCAACCGCGCCGCACAGGCCGTCACCGCCGAGGTCAGCGCCGCCGCCGACGCCCTGTACGACGCCATCCAGGCCCTGCGCGTCCAGAACGAAGCGCTGGGCGGCGACGAGGTCCACGAGAAGGCCCACCACATGCGGGACCACGTCCTGCCCGCCATGAGCGAGGTCCGTACCGCCGCCGACCGCCTCGAGAAGGTCGTCAGCAGCAAACTCTGGCCGCTGCCCACCTACCGCCAGATGCTCTTCGTCAAGTAATACGGACTCCGATTGAATGGGCTGCAAAGCCCGCTGGGTCCGAGCGAAGCGAGTGGGAGCTGGGCGGGTTCCGGACGTGGAGCCGACAATCCGGTGAAGTTCCGGGTTGTCAGCGAAACAAACGGAATCCGTCTAAGGCCCGTCAGGGGAGGGAGTCGGCCGGAGGGAGTGAGGCCCGGCCCCCTCCGCCCCGGCCACACCACCCGACGCACCCCGGTGACCCGCCCTGCTTCCACGCAGGCGGGTCACTCTCTTCCGTCCACTTCACATACGGACTGCCGTCTGTTCCGTTCACAATCCGCCGCCCCACCGATCTGTCAGCGCCACGCCCGCCAGTGCGCGTCCCGCTCCTCCTTTGCGGGGCCGCTTCAAGGGTCGTATCCGCTCGGGTTGAACGGGGTTGGCACCCCACTCAACCGGAGTGCGCAGCACTCCCTCCTGCCCCCGTCACGCGGAGTAAACTGCGGGCGTGTTGAATCTGCTTCGCCGCCCCGCCGTGACCCCCGCCGAACTGGACGAGGGACTGCGGGCGCTGGGACTGGACGGGTCGCAGCACGTGATCGTGCACGCGAGCCTGAAGTCCTTCGGCACGCTGGACGGGGGCGCCCGGACGGTCGTGGAGAGCCTGTCGCGGCGCACGGCCACCCTGGTCGCCCCGGCCTTCACGTACTCGACGCTGCTGTCACGGCCGACCTCGACCACGCACGCCCGTTTCCACCGGGACAGCCGGGTCAGCCGCGATATCGGGCGGGTCCCGCAGGAACTCGTGGACCGCGCCGAGGCCCTGCGGTCCTTTCACCCGACCCTGAGTTTCGTGGCCCTGGGCCAGGAGGCGGCGCGCATCACCGAGGCGCAGTCGCTGGGCAGCCCGTACCAGCCGGTCGGGGCGCTGTACGACCTGAACGGGTACGCGCTGCTGATGGGCGTGGATTTCGGCAGCAACACCAGCGTGCACTACGGCGAGCACCTCGCGGGCATGCCGCTCCTGACGCGCTACGTGCCGCTGGACGGACAGGTGCTGCCCACCGCCTTCCCGAACTGCTCGGCGGATTTCGATCATCTGGCCCCGGAGGTCCATGCGGGGCTGCGCAGCGTGCAGGTGGGGTCCTCCACGCTGCGCCTGTACCGCGTGCGGGACCTGGTGGACGCCACGGTGCGCCTGCTGGGCCGCGACCCGGAGGCGCTGCTGTGCACCTACCGGGGGTGCCGCTGCCAGGAGGTGCGGGCGCTGGTGCGCGCCCAGGGCCTGACACCGCGCCCGCACCAGGGTCTGATCAGCTGAAGGTGCATCCCCACGGGCCCGGTCAGCTGAGGTGCATCCACACAGGCCCGGTCAGCTGAGGCGTTTCTCGCTGGAATGACCGGGCCGCACGCGCAGGTCCGGGCGGACGTGGTGCGCGGCGTGGTTGGCGGCCACGGCCGCCTGCGCCAGCCCCACCGAGATCAGCTTGAAGTCCTGCCCGGACGCCGCCACGTCGCCCGCCACGAACACGCCGCTCAGGGCGGTCCGGCCGCCCACGCCGTCCGGCACGTACTCGCCCTGCCAGCCGAGCGGCCAGCCCTGCACGGGCGTCAGGTCCGGCAGGTAGCCGTTCAGGATCAGCACCGTGTCGGCCGGCACGTCGCGCGGCTGACCGTCCACGGTGAGGGCCGCGCCGGTCGGCGTGACGTTCAGCAGCACGGCGGGAGCGAGGACGTCCAGCCGGCCGGTGTGCCCCGCCTCCGCCAGGGCGTCCAGGTCGGCGGGACTGCCCCGGAACCCGGCGCGGCGGTGCGTGAGGGTCACCTGCGCGCCCGCCTGCGCGAGTTCCAGCGCGGCGCGCGTGGCCTGCGGCACGCCGCCCACGATCAGCACGCGGCGGCCCGCGAGTGCAGCCGGGTCGGGCACGTCGGTCCGCACGTCCGGGTGCGTGCCGGGCACGCGGGCCTCGCGCGGCCGCAGGGCGCCCAGACCTGCCGCCAGGATCACGGCGCCCGCCCGGTAGGTCCGTGGGCCGTGAGGTCCGAGCGTGCCGACGCGCCACTCCTCACCGTCCGCTTCCAGCGTGCGGGCCAGGGTGTTCAGGTGCAGCTGTGCGGGCAGGCCGTCCAGTTGCCGGACCAGTCCGGCGATCACGTCTGCGGCGGGCGCGGCGGGCAGGCCCGGCACGTCGTACACGCGCCGGTCCGGGTAGAGGGCGGTCAGCTGCCCGCCGGGTTCGTGCCGGGCGTCCAGCACGGTCACGTTCAGGCCGCGCCACGCGGCGTAGAACGCGGCGTGCAGTCCGGCGGGCCCGGCGCCGACGATCAGCACGTCGGCGTCACGGTCAGGGGGAAGGGGGGCGTTCATGCGGCGAGTATGCCAGAACGCCCTGCCCGGCCCCTCCCGCGCGGGCCGCTCAGGCCTGGCGGTGGCCGAGCATCATCTCGCGGTGCACGACCTTGCGGCGGGGGCGGCCCTCGGCCTGCCCGGTCGCGAGTTCGTGCGCGTCGAGGGTCTGCCAGTCCGCGAAGGAGTACACCTGCACGCCCCGACCGGCCAGCAGGGCGTCCACGGACGCACGGGTGGGGTGGGCCGCGCCGGGCAGGTGGCCGCCGTTCACGTCGGCCAGCAGGTGCGCGACGGTGTCGGTGGCGTCCTTGCGGTTGGTGCCGACCACGCCGCTCGGGCCGCGTTTGATCCACCCGGCGGTGTACTCGCCCACGCGGCCTTCCACGCGGCCTTCCTCGTTGGGGATCACGCCGCGCCGCTCGTCGAAGGGCACGCCGGGCAGCGCCACGCCCCGGTACCCGACCGAGCGCAGCACCATCTGCACGGGCAGCACCTCGTACTCGCCGGTGCCGACGGCGTTGCCGTTCTCGTCCAGGCGGTTGCGTTCCACCTTCAGGCCGCCCACGCGCCCGGTGCCGTCGTCAATGATCTCGGTGGGGGAGACCAGGAAGCGCAGGTGCACGCGGCGGGGTTTGCCCTGCGGGGTGCGGGCGGCGAAGTCGCGCAGCACCTCGATGTTCTTCTTCTTCACGTTGTCGGTGACGGCGGCCTCCTCGGCCTCGGTCAGGGCGATCTCGGCGGGGTCCACGACAGGTTCGGATTCGTGCAGTTCGCCGAATTCACGCAGTTCCTTGGTCGTGAAGGCTGCCTGCGCCGGGCCGCGCCGTCCCAGGATCCACACGTCCTTCACGTGGCTGTGTTCCAGGGCGTCCAGGGCGTGCGCGGCGATGTCGCTGCTGCGCAGTTCCTCCGTGGTCTTGGCGAGGATGCGGCTCACGTCGAGCGCCACGTTTCCCACGCCGACCACGGCGACCCCGCCGGCGTTGAGGACCATCTCGCGGGCGGCGGCGTCCGGGTGGCCGTTGTACCACGCGACGAACTCGGTGGCGCTCATGGAGCCGGTCAGGTCCTCGCCGGGAATGCCCAGGCGGCGGTCACTGCTGGCGCCGACCGTGTACAGGATGGCGTCGTAGTGGGTCACGGCGTCCTCGTGCGTCAGGTCCGTGCCGAATTCCACGTTGCCCAGGAAGCGCACGCGCGGGTCGCCGAGGGTCTTCTCGAAGCCGCGCGTGACGCTCTTGATGGTCAGGTGGTCCGGGGCCACGCCGTAGCGCACCAGGCCGTAGGGGGTGGGCAGGCGGTCGAAGACGTCGATGTCGACGTTCAGGTCGCTTTTCAGCAGGGCCTCGGTGGCGAAGATGCCGCTGGGGCCGCTGCCGATCACGGCGACGCGCAGGGGTCGGTCGGGGGTGACTGTCAGGCTCATGCGGTTGAGTCTAAAGGTCAACTGCTTGGGGGGGAATGGCAACGCGGCCCGCTGTCCAGCCCGGATGGTGTCACGTGGACGGAAACACGGCCGGGAAGCCATGCGAACACGCTGCCCGGCGTGAGGACCGGGCAGCGCTGGATGGAACGGGAGTGGTGGGCGGTGGCTCAGGCGGCGGCGATGGTCTGAAGGGCCGACTCGTTCTTCAGGGTGATCTTGCCGTACCCGGCGCTGATGACGCCCTCGCGGGACAGTTCGCCGACGACCTTGGTGACGGTCTCGCGCACACTGCCGACGGCGGCGGCCAGTTCGTCGTGCGTGGCGTAGATCATGGTCTCGCCGCTGTCGAGCTGGGTGGCCAGGGCGGTGTCCTTGAGTTCCAGGAGTTCCCCGGCGATGCGGGCGCGCAGCCGCTTGCCGACGAGGCGGTAGATGCTCTCGTAGGCGCGTTCCAGCGTGCGCACGAGGTGGGTGGTGACCACGAGGTTGTCCTCGGCGCTCATGAGGGCGGGGTTGATCACGTCGATGCTGGAGTCGGTGACGGCCTCGGCGAAGTAGGCGCGGTTCACGCCGGCCAGGGCTTCCTCGCCGAAGTACTCGCCGGGTTTGACGTACCGCAGGGTCAGGCCGTTGCCGTCGTCGTCCATGGTGTGGACGCGCACGAGGCCGGTCGAGACGCGGTAGAGCATGTCGCTCTTGCCGGGGTAGAGGATGACGGCGCCGGGGCGGTAGGTGACGGTGTCCACGAAGGTCCGGGGGGTGCTGGTGTGGCTGGTGATCATTGTGTGCGCCTCCTTGGGCGGTGTGAGAGGGGGGAAACGGGGTGTCGGGGGCTTATTCCCGACCTGCTCACAGTGTAACCCAATATCACTTTTTTGTAAACACTTTTGTTTCTTTAATCAGCATTGAGATTACAGATCACCCGGTCAGACCCGCCCCTCCCGAGCCCCGGCAGCACGGCGTTCCCACGCACCGTCGCGGCCCGACCAGCCTCACCCGGCGCTCACCGCCCCCGGCCGGACAGCACACCGGACTCCCGGAACGGCAGTGGGCGGCGAGGCCCTCACCACGCCGCCCACCCTGCCCGGAGGCCGGGGTTCAGCCGATCAGAGTTCGTCCTCGCGGCGGATCGGGAAGGCGCTGATCACGCTGTCCTTGTCGGACACGTTGATCACCTTCACGCCCTGCGCGTTGCGGCCCGTCACGCGGACCTCCTCCACGCGGGTACGGATCACGGTGCCCTTCTCGGTCAGGACCATCAGTTCCTCGTCCCCGGCCACGCGGGCCAGGGTGACCAGCTTGCCGGTCTTCTCGGTCACGTCCAGCGTGATCACGCCCATCCCGCCGCGTCCCTTGGCGGGGTACTCCCCGACCGGGGTGCGTTTGCCCAGTCCGCACTCGCTGACGGCCAGCAGCTCGCTCTCCTCGTCCCCGCCGGGCACCAGTGCCATGCTGACCACGGCGTCCTGCTCACCCTCGCGCAGGCGGATGCCGATCACGCCCTGCGTGGCGCGTCCGGTGTCACGCACCTCACTCGACTCGAAGCGCATGGCCTTGCCGTTGCGGGTGGCCAGGACCACGTGATCGCCGTCCTGCACGATCCCCACACTGATCAGCTCGTCGCCCTGCTGCAGGTTGATGGCGATCAGGCCCGCCGAGGTGATGTTGCCGTAGTCGGTGATCAGGGTCTTCTTCACCACGCCGTTCCGGGTCGCGAAGATGAAGCAGCCCGGCTCCTCGAAGCCCCCCACGCTCAGGACCGACGCGATGTTCTCGTCGTCACGCAGGCCCGGCAGCAGGTTGCGGATGTGGGTGCCCTTGGCGTCCCGGCCCGCCTCCGGCAGGTCGTAGATCTTCTCGTGGAACACGCGGCCCTTGTCGGTGAAGAACAGCAGGAAGTCGTGCGTGCTGCCGACGAACACGCGGGTGTTCACGTCCTCGTCACGCAGCTTGCCGCCCGACGAACCGCGCCCGCCCCGGCCCTGGGCGCGGTAGGCGTCGAGCTTGGTGCGCTTGAGGTACCCGGCGCGGGTCATGGTGATGACCATGTCCTCGACGGCGATCAGGTCCTCCTTGCTGATGTCCTCCTCGAGCAGCGTGATGGTGCTGCGGCGCTCGTCGCCGTAGTTGTCGCGCACGGCGCGGATTTCCTTCTTGATCTCCTTCCAGAGCAGGCCCTCGTCGCCCAGGATGGAGCGCAGGAACGCGATGGTCTTCTGCAGCTCGTCGTACTCGGCCATCAGCTTCTCGCGCTCCAGGCCCACCAGGCGCTGCAGGCGCATGTCCAGGATCGCCTGGGACTGCTCCTCGCTCAGGCCGAAGCGGACCATCAGCGAGTCGCGCGCCTCGGTGCCGGTGTTGCTGGACCGGATCAGGTTGATGACCTCGTCGATGTGGTCGAGCGCCTTGATCAGTCCCTCGAGGATGTGGGCGCGGGCCTCGGCCTTCTTCAGTTCGTACTGCGTGCGGCGCGTGACGACGTCCTTGCGGTGCGCCAGGAAGTAGCGCATGGTGTCCACCAGCGGCAGCACGCGCGGTTCGCCGTTCACGATGCTGAGGTTGATGACCGTGAAGGTGCCCTGCAGCTGCGTGTACTTGTACAGCTGGTTCAGGACCAGCGTGGGAATCGCGCCGCGCTTGAGTTCCACCACGATCCGCACCGGGTCCTTGCGGTCGGACTCGTCGCGCAGGGCCGAGATGTCGGGGATCTTCCCGGCCTTGTACATGGCGCTGATCGTCTGGATCAGGTTGGTCTTGTTCACCTGATACGGGATCTCGCTGATGATGATCTGGTTGCGGCCGTTCTTCTCCTCGATGCGGGCCTTGCCGCGCACCTTCAGCCCGGCGTGGCCGGTGGCGTAGGCGTCACGGATGCCCTGCTTGCTGATGCGCCCGCCGGTCGGGAAGTCCGGGCCGGTCACGTGCTGCATCATGTCGTCCAGGCCGATGTGCGGGTCGTCGATCAGGGCCAGCAGGCCATTGCAGATCTCGGTGAGGTTGTGCGGCGGGATGTTCGTCGCCATGCCCACCGCGATGCCGGAGGCGCCGTTGATCAGCAGGTTCGGCACGGCCGAGGGCAGCACGCTGGGTTCGACGGTGGTCTCGTCGTAGTTGGGTTTCAGGTCGACGGTCTCTTTTTCCAGGTCGGCCAGGACTTCCTCGGCGACCTTGGTCATGCGGGCCTCGGTGTAGCGCATCGCGGCGGGCGGGTCGCCGTCGATGGAGCCGAAGTTCCCCTGCGGGTGGACCATCGGGTAGCGCATGTTCCACCACTGGCCCAGGCGGACCATGGCGTCGTAGATGGACGAGTCGCCGTGCGGGTGGTACTTCTTCATGACCTCGCCGACCACGGACGCCGACTTGGCGTGTTTCTGGTTGGCGTACAGGCCCTCGAGCATCATGGCGTACATGATCCGGCGCTGCACGGGCTTGAGGCCGTCGCGCACGTCGGGCAGCGCGCGGTCCACGATCACGTTCATGGCGTAGTTGATGAAGTTGGTCTTGACTTCGCTGGTGATGTCAACGGGGTGAATTCCGGTCATGGTGCTCCAGTCGTGCGGGTCCGGGCGTGGCAGGTGCCGCGCCGCAGGAGTGAGATGGGGAGGTCCCGGCGCAGGGCCAGGGATGGAACGATTCTAGCACGATTATGTTCAGGGCGTAATAGAACCGAGTCCTTCTATGCTCCCCATTGTACCCGAAAACACCCCCGGACACCGCGACCCCCACCACCACCGGAACCCGCCCAGCACCAGCAAAATCAGCCCTCCATGACAGTCCGGACCCCACCCGCCCCGGACGGCGCACTCAACCACCGCCCCCGTCTGCCCGGCCTGACCCCCGGCCCACTGATACGGACGGCTGTCTGGTTCGTTCACACCCCGCCCACGCACCGGGTTGCCAGCACCACGCCCGACCGTCCTCCGGGCTCCCACGCTGCGCAGCCGCCCGCCGGGTCCGTATGATACGGATTCCGTCTGTTTCGCCAACAATCCGGAACTGCACCGGATTGCCGGCTCCACGTCCGGAACCCGTTTTTCTCCTACTCGCTCCGCTCGGATTGAACGGGCCTTGCAGCCCATTCAATCGGAGTCCGTATGAGAACGCGCGTGCGGCAGGGGCACCACCCCTGCCGGTCTGCCAGTCACCACCCCCCGCTGACCGCGCGTACCCTTTATGATGCGCTCACATGCTTGATCAACTCACGCAACTCGTCAGGGACGTGGACGGCGCCTGGGCCGCAGCGATCGGTGGCCTGGACGGCCTGCTCATCGAGGGGTACTCCACCGCCACCACCGACCTCAACCTGCTGATCGCCGAGCACGCCGGCCTGTACCGCTCGGCCAGCACCGCCTACGCCACCACCCTGAACGGCGGCCAGACCCGCGAACTGTACCTGCGCGGCGAACGCCTGAGCGTGTACCTGCACCCCATCAAGGCCGACTACTTCCTGCTGCTGGCCGTCGACGCCCGCAGCAACCTCGGGCAGGCCCGCCTGTACGGCCGCGACACCGCCCGCAAACTGGAGGCCACCCTGTGATCATCGACCCCCTGCGCACCCTGCCCGGCGTGATCGCCGCCGCCCTGGTCGGCCCCGACGGCCTGCCCATCGAGACGCACGGCGAGGGCGGCGACGCCATGGCCGCCGAACTCAGCGCCCTGCGCACCAGCCTGGACCGCACCGGCCGCCGCCTGGGCGCCGGGGAGGTCACCCGCATCGCCTTCACCAGCGAACGCATCGAGGTCGTCGCCGTCTCCAGCGGCGACTTCGTGCTGGGGGCCGCCATGGCGCGCGGCACCGACACCCGCACCGCCCAGCAGACCCTGGCCCGCCTGGCCCTGGAACTCGGGCACCTGCCCCGACCGGAGACCGCATGATCGAGGCCCTGATGGACGTGCGCGGCGTGCGCCACACCGCCCTGGTCGCCAGCGACGGCCGCGTCGTGGCCCGCGCCGGGCTGCCCGAGGAACAGCTGGGCGCGGAACTGACCCTGATCGCCGCCGGCCGCGCCGTGATCGGCAGCCTGCAGGCCAACCTGAACACCGGCGACTGGCAGGAACTGCTGCTGGACGTCGAGGGTGGCCCCGTCCTGCTCACCCCGCACGGCGACCAGATCCTCCTGACCGCCTTCGACGAGGTCGCCAGCCTGGGCCGCGTGCGCTTCGCGGTGCGCCGCCTGCTCGGCACCGCCTGACGGCCCGCGTTCCCGCGTGTCGCGTGCCGGAGTGCGTTGCATTCGTCCCGGCGCCCGCGCGCTAGCGTAGGCGCATGGACCGTCCCCGCCGCCTGCGCCGCACGCCCGCCCTGCGCGCCCTGACCCGCGAGGTGCACCTGCACCCAGAGCAGTTCATCCACCCGATCTTCGTGCATGAACGCGACACCGTCACCGACATCGCCACCATGCCCGGCGTGCAGCGCCACTCCATCGGGAGTGCCGTCCAGCAGGCCCGCGAGGCCCTGGCCCTCGGCGTGCCCAGCGTGATCCTGTTCGGCATTCCCGACCACAAGGACGCCCTGGGCACCCAGGCGTACGCCGAGGAAGGCATCATCCAGCGGGCCACGCGCGCCATCAAGGCCAGCGTGCCCGAGGTGAATGTCATTGCCGACACCTGCCTGTGCGAGTACACCGACCACGGCCACTGCGGCCCGCTGTGCGAGGTGCCCGGCCTGAGCGGCCAGGACGCCTGGACGGTCGACAACGACGCCAGCCTCGCCCTGCTCGCGCAGACCGCCGTGTCACAGGCCCGCGCGGGCGCCGACGTGATCGCCCCGAGCGCCATGATGGACGGGCAGGTCGCCGCGATCCGCGCCGCACTGGACGGGGCGGGCTTCACGCACGTCCCGGTCATGAGTTACGCCGTGAAGTACGCCAGCGCCTACTACGGCCCCTTCCGGGACGCCGCCGGGTCCACCCCCAGCGTCGGGAACCGCGCCACCTACCAGATGGACCCCGCCGGCGGCTACCGCGAGGCGCTGCGCGAGGCCCGCCTGGACGCCGAGCAGGGCGCCGACACACTGATGGTCAAACCCGCCCTGGCGTACCTGGACGTCCTGAACCTCCTGAAACGCGAATTCGACCTGCCGGTCGTGGCGTACAACGTCAGCGGCGAGTACTCCCTGATCAAGGCCGCCGCCGCCGCCGGCTTCATGGACGAACGCCGCACCGTCCTCGAAACCCTGACCGGCTTCAGGCGCGCCGGAGCGGACGCCATCATCACGTACCACGCGCTGGACGCCGCCCGCTGGCTCGCCGAGGACGCCCGCGCATGACCAGCGCCGTCAACCCCATCCGCGTGGACTGGATTCCCACCGGCCTGTGGCCGGGCCGCCTGGGCCTGACCTTCGCGCCCGGCAAGAAGGGTGGCAGCGTGTACCAGCCGGGCGTCACGCACGACCGCAGCGTCACGGACGACATGCGGACCCTCGCGCAGCAGGGCACGAACGTCATCGCGCCCCTCATCGAGGACTTCGAATTCGACCTGCTGGGCATGGACGGCTACCACGACGCCGCCTCCGCGCACAGCATCGAGATCGCCCCGTACCCCATCCCCGACCGGCACGCCCCACACGACCCGCGTGACTTCGCCGCGTACATCGACGAACTCATGACCCACCTGCTCGACGGCCGCAGCGTCGTCGTCCACTGCCGGGGCGGGCTGGGCCGCGCGGGCCTGACCGCCGCGTGCCTGCTCGTGCAGGGCGGCCTGGGCGCCCACGACGCCATCGCCCTGGTCCGCCAAACCCGCAGCCCGCACGCCATCGAGACGCGAGGGCAGGAGCAGTTCATCCACGACTTCGCCCAGTGACTGGAGGTCACCCATGATCAGCGTCGCCAACCGCATCCACGTGAAGGCCGAGTACCACGACATCTTCGAGCAGCGGTTCCGTGACCGCGCCGGACTGGTGGACGGCATGCCCGGCTTCATCGCCAACCACGTCCTGCGCCCCACCCGGGACGGCGACCCGTTCGTGGTGCTGACCTTCTGGGAGTCCCGCGAGTCCTTCGAGGCCTGGACGACCAGCGACGCCTTCCGGCAGGGGCACGCCCGCAGCGGCACCCTCCCGAAAGACGCGTTCAGCGGCCCGAACGTCCTGGAAATCCACGAGGTCGTCACCCGCTGACCGGGACCGGCAGGGCTACACTGGGCGCATGAAGTTCCATGCCCTGCTCGGCGCGGCCCTGCTCGCCTCCGTCCTCGGCGCGTGCGCGCCTGCCGTCACCGCCCCGCAGACCGGGCGGATCGTGAACGCCGTGACCGGCGAGGAAGGCACCGTGACCTTCACGCGCGGGACCCTCACGCCCCACGTGGGTGACCCGTTCGCGCCCGACAACGCCACCCTCCGCATCGGTGGGCGCACCTACACGGGCCGCACGTACCTGATCGGGAACGGCGCGCTGCCCGGCGGACTGGGCTTCAGCGTGGCGTTCGGCGCCAGCAGCGGCAGCGACGGAAGCGCCGTGACGGGCGGCGGCACCCGCGTGGAGGGCGGCCGCCCCGTCCCCGCCTACACCGGCAACCTGATCGCCCGCGCGGACAGCGACCCGCCTGCCCTGCTGACCTGCACCCTGACCGTGGACGCGCAGGAACGCGGCATCGGCGAGTGCTTCGACGGGGCCGGCACCCGCTACGCCCTCCAGTTCTGAAT
Above is a genomic segment from Deinococcus depolymerans containing:
- a CDS encoding roadblock/LC7 domain-containing protein, encoding MIEALMDVRGVRHTALVASDGRVVARAGLPEEQLGAELTLIAAGRAVIGSLQANLNTGDWQELLLDVEGGPVLLTPHGDQILLTAFDEVASLGRVRFAVRRLLGTA
- the gyrA gene encoding DNA gyrase subunit A, whose translation is MTGIHPVDITSEVKTNFINYAMNVIVDRALPDVRDGLKPVQRRIMYAMMLEGLYANQKHAKSASVVGEVMKKYHPHGDSSIYDAMVRLGQWWNMRYPMVHPQGNFGSIDGDPPAAMRYTEARMTKVAEEVLADLEKETVDLKPNYDETTVEPSVLPSAVPNLLINGASGIAVGMATNIPPHNLTEICNGLLALIDDPHIGLDDMMQHVTGPDFPTGGRISKQGIRDAYATGHAGLKVRGKARIEEKNGRNQIIISEIPYQVNKTNLIQTISAMYKAGKIPDISALRDESDRKDPVRIVVELKRGAIPTLVLNQLYKYTQLQGTFTVINLSIVNGEPRVLPLVDTMRYFLAHRKDVVTRRTQYELKKAEARAHILEGLIKALDHIDEVINLIRSSNTGTEARDSLMVRFGLSEEQSQAILDMRLQRLVGLEREKLMAEYDELQKTIAFLRSILGDEGLLWKEIKKEIRAVRDNYGDERRSTITLLEEDISKEDLIAVEDMVITMTRAGYLKRTKLDAYRAQGRGGRGSSGGKLRDEDVNTRVFVGSTHDFLLFFTDKGRVFHEKIYDLPEAGRDAKGTHIRNLLPGLRDDENIASVLSVGGFEEPGCFIFATRNGVVKKTLITDYGNITSAGLIAINLQQGDELISVGIVQDGDHVVLATRNGKAMRFESSEVRDTGRATQGVIGIRLREGEQDAVVSMALVPGGDEESELLAVSECGLGKRTPVGEYPAKGRGGMGVITLDVTEKTGKLVTLARVAGDEELMVLTEKGTVIRTRVEEVRVTGRNAQGVKVINVSDKDSVISAFPIRREDEL
- a CDS encoding roadblock/LC7 domain-containing protein, with the translated sequence MIIDPLRTLPGVIAAALVGPDGLPIETHGEGGDAMAAELSALRTSLDRTGRRLGAGEVTRIAFTSERIEVVAVSSGDFVLGAAMARGTDTRTAQQTLARLALELGHLPRPETA
- a CDS encoding antibiotic biosynthesis monooxygenase; this translates as MISVANRIHVKAEYHDIFEQRFRDRAGLVDGMPGFIANHVLRPTRDGDPFVVLTFWESRESFEAWTTSDAFRQGHARSGTLPKDAFSGPNVLEIHEVVTR
- a CDS encoding cyclin-dependent kinase inhibitor 3 family protein, with product MTSAVNPIRVDWIPTGLWPGRLGLTFAPGKKGGSVYQPGVTHDRSVTDDMRTLAQQGTNVIAPLIEDFEFDLLGMDGYHDAASAHSIEIAPYPIPDRHAPHDPRDFAAYIDELMTHLLDGRSVVVHCRGGLGRAGLTAACLLVQGGLGAHDAIALVRQTRSPHAIETRGQEQFIHDFAQ
- a CDS encoding roadblock/LC7 domain-containing protein; its protein translation is MLDQLTQLVRDVDGAWAAAIGGLDGLLIEGYSTATTDLNLLIAEHAGLYRSASTAYATTLNGGQTRELYLRGERLSVYLHPIKADYFLLLAVDARSNLGQARLYGRDTARKLEATL
- the hemB gene encoding porphobilinogen synthase, producing MDRPRRLRRTPALRALTREVHLHPEQFIHPIFVHERDTVTDIATMPGVQRHSIGSAVQQAREALALGVPSVILFGIPDHKDALGTQAYAEEGIIQRATRAIKASVPEVNVIADTCLCEYTDHGHCGPLCEVPGLSGQDAWTVDNDASLALLAQTAVSQARAGADVIAPSAMMDGQVAAIRAALDGAGFTHVPVMSYAVKYASAYYGPFRDAAGSTPSVGNRATYQMDPAGGYREALREARLDAEQGADTLMVKPALAYLDVLNLLKREFDLPVVAYNVSGEYSLIKAAAAAGFMDERRTVLETLTGFRRAGADAIITYHALDAARWLAEDARA